Proteins from a single region of Antechinus flavipes isolate AdamAnt ecotype Samford, QLD, Australia chromosome 2, AdamAnt_v2, whole genome shotgun sequence:
- the LOC127546824 gene encoding olfactory receptor 6B3-like, whose translation MRGKNISHISEFILLGFPTTPRLQYLLFLLFLFVYLFVFLENFIIIFTVWVNTSLHKPMYYFLGNMSFLEVWYVSDIIPKMLSGFLFQQKSISFVGCMIQLYFFISLVCTECVLLASMAYDRYVAICYPLRYGVIMTTRLCVKLVAFSYATAFIISVIKVYFISHATFCGSSVINHFFCDVSPILKLACTDFSTAELVDFILGFIILVFPLISTMLSYGYISSTVIRIPSSTGRRKAFSTCASHLIVVIIFYTALIFMYVRPQAIDQRSSNKLISVIYTVVTPIVNPLIYCLRNKEFKNSLKKTLGLAHTLEK comes from the coding sequence atgagaggaaagaacaTCAGCCACATCAGTGAATTCATTCTCCTAGGCTTCCCCACAACCCCACGGCTCCAGTacctgctttttcttctcttcctttttgtttatctctttgttttcttAGAGAATTTCATTATCATCTTCACTGTCTGGGTCAACACCTCCCTTCATAAGCCTATGTACTATTTCTTGGGCAATATGTCATTCCTGGAAGTTTGGTATGTCTCTGACATCATTCCCAAGATGCTGAGTGGTTTTCTCTTTCAGCAAAAAAGCATTTCATTTGTTGGATGCATGATCCAGTTgtacttctttatttctctggtGTGCACTGAGTGTGTCCTTCTGGCCTCCATGGCCTACGACCGCTATGTAGCCATCTGTTACCCACTCAGGTATGGAGTAATCATGACTACAAGGCTATGTGTAAAGCTGGTGGCTTTTTCCTATGCAACTGCCTTCATCATCTCTGTGATCAAAGTTTACTTTATCTCTCATGCCACATTCTGTGGGTCTAGTGTCATTAACCACTTTTTCTGTGATGTTTCCCCTATCCTTAAACTAGCTTGCACAGACTTCTCAACCGCTGAACTTGTAGACTTCATCCTGGGGTTCATCATACTGGTGTTCCCACTCATTTCTACCATGCTGTCATATGGCTATATTTCTTCAACTGTCATCCGGATCCCATCATCCACAGGCCGCCGGAAAGCCTTCTCTACATGTGCTTCTCATCTCATTGTTGTGATCATTTTCTATACAGCCTTGATCTTCATGTATGTGCGTCCCCAGGCCATTGACCAAAGGAGTTCCAACAAACTGATTTCTGTCATATATACTGTTGTGACTCCAATTGTGAATCCTCTGATCTATTGCCTGAGAAATAAAGAATTCAAGAATTCCCTGAAAAAGACTCTGGGGCTAGCTCATACTCTTGAAAAGTGA